The nucleotide sequence AGGGCCGCATCCCACGTCCAGCGTGGGTTCGGTGCAGCCCGCCAGCAGCCGCCGATCGGCTGCGTCGGCCTCGCGCAACCACCTGGTCACCCGATGACGCTCCACCAGGACGTCGCCGTGATGCACCTCGACCCAGCCGTGATCGTCACGAACCGAGGTGAAGTGGTGCAGTTCGGCCGCGACGGCGATCACCGGCCGGCTCGAAGCTGCTCGACCAGCCGAGAGAACCGGAGGTGGGGTGCCTGGCGCGCCACGGCGACGGCGTCCACGCCCTCGTCGACATCACGTAGCACGGCAAGATCGCGAACTCGTAATCCGCCGGCCAGCAATCGATCTCGGGTGAGGCGGCCGGTCTGCGGAGTCGACATCGGCACGCCGTCCAGGACCCGACGGGCATCGCGGCGCGGGTGACGCAGCCCCAGCACCCACCACCCGCCGTCCACGGCGGCACCGAACCATGCCTCGACTGGGTCATCGAGGTGCAGTTGGATCGCCTGCGGTGCCAGTTGGGGGGTGTCCATGCCGACCAGAACGGCAGGGCCGATGGCCGTCTCGAAGGCCGCGATCAGCCGGTCGGTGTGGCTGCCGGTGGCCTGGGGAATGACCCGAAAACCCCGAGTCGACAGTGAGTCGGGCAATTCCTGGACATCCCCGTCGAGGACCAGCACCCGATCGGTCACCGTGGCTCGGCGGACCGCGTCGAGGGTATCCGTCAGCGCGGCCGCCGCCAGTTGCGCGGCGCCCTGGGGGCCGAAGGTGGGGATCAGCCGGGTCTTGCTGTGCCCAGGGCGAGGCACCTTCGCCAGCACCAGGGCGGTGAGCGCGGCCGCGGGCTCGCTCGATCTCGACGGCGCTCACCGGTGCACCTCGGCCAGCACGCGGCTCATGTCCCGCACGGCGCCGAGGGTTCCCCGCAGGGTGCCGGTCACCTTCGAGCGGCCGGTGCGCGGTGCGTAGCGGACGTCGACCTCGGCGATGCGCCACTCGGCGACGGCGGCCCTTAACACCATCTCCAACGGGTAGCCCGATCGCCGGTCACGAATCCCCAAGGCCAGCAACGATTCTCGTCGGGCGGCGCGCATCGGACCCAGATCGTGAACCGGGCTGCCGGTGCGCCGCCGCAGCAGGGTGGCCAGGGCCAGATTCGCCGCTCGGGCATGGACCGGCCAGGCCGTGGCAGTGATCGGACGCCGTCGCCCGAGCACCAGATCGGCCGTGCCGGTGGCCACCGGGGCCACCACCTTCGTCATCTCCTGTAGGTCGAACGAGGCATCGGCATCGCAGAACGCCACGATCGGCGCGGTGGCCGCAGCCAGTCCGGCGGCGCAGGCGGCACCGAAGCCCCGCCGGGGTTCGGTGATCACCATGGCGCCCAGGGCCGCGGCGACCTCTGCGCTGCCGTCGTCCGAGCCGTTGTCCACCACCAGGGCGCGCATGCCGCGCGGCAGACCGGCGAGCACGATCGGCAGCGCCTCCACCTCGTTGAGGCAGGGCAGCACGATGTCGACCGCGGCAGGGGGAGCGCTCACACGGCGACGCTAGGTGCACGTGCGCGGCCGAGGTCTTACGGAAGACGAACGGCCGACCCGGTGGGCCGGAAGCCGGCCGGCCGTGCGCCTACGCTCGACGGCATGACGTCGCGGGTGCTGGTGGTCGAGGACGACGCGACGGTCGCCGAGGTGGTGCGGACCTACCTGGAGCGGGCAGGGTTGACCATCGATCAGGCGGCCGACGGTGTCACGGCGCTCGCCGTGGCCCAACGCACCAGACCTGATCTGGTGGTGCTCGACCTGATGCTGCCGGGGCTGAGCGGGCTGGAGGTCTGCAGCCGGCTGCGAGGGTCGCGCCCTGATCTTCCCGTGATCATGCTCACCGCGCTCGGTGAGGAGAGCGACCGGCTGTTGGGGCTCGAAACAGGCGCCGATGACTATCTGGTCAAGCCGTTCAGCCCGCGCGAGTTGGTGTTGCGCGTGCACTCGGTGCTGCGGCGCAGCACCCGGACGGCGACCGCGGGGCAGTACACCGACCGGCGGCTCTTCTGTGGTGACCTCGAGGTGGATCTGGCGGCTCGCAGTCTCACCCGCCAGGGGACACAACTCGCCCTGACGAACCGCGAGTTCGACCTGTTGGTGCACCTGATGTCGCACCCGCGTGAGGTCTTCACCCGAGAACGCCTGATGCACGAGGTGTGGGGGTGGGACTACGGCGACACCTCGACCGTGACCGTGCACGTGCGGCGGGTGCGCGAGAAGGTCGAACCCGACCCGGCCGCGCCGTCCCGCCTGGTGACGGTCTGGGGGGTCGGCTATCGCTGGGACGGCGACCCCGCCACCACCGACCCGACCGGGCCGGCGTGATGGATCGGGCCACCCTGTCGATCTGGCTGCTCGGGGCATCGCTGCCGAGCGCTGTCGCCGTGTTGGGGCTGCTCGCGGTGCGCTGGGGGCCGCGCTCGGTGCCGGCCAGCCTGGCGGCGGTGAGCGTGGTGGCCGTCGGCTCGGTGGTCGTGGGCGTGGTCGGGGCGGCGCGGGCGATGTTCATCTCGACCCACGACCTGGCCGTGGTGCTGCCGGTGACGTTGATCGCTGCGGTGGTGGCCTCGGCGGTCTCGTGGTTCCTGGCGCGGCAGGTGATCGGCGACGTCCGCCGGGTACGGGCCACGGCCCGCTCGCTGGGCGCCCGTGAGGGCTCCGCCCTACCGGAGGCGGTGCCCGATGCTCGCCCGGTGTTGCGCGAGCTGGCCGAGATCGACGCCGAGTTGATCTCGGCCGGTCGGCGATTGGCGACCTCCCGTGCCCGCGAGCAGGCACTGGAGGCCTCTCGGCGCGAGCTGATCGCCTGGGTGAGTCACGACCTGCGCACCCCGTTGGCCGGATTGCGGGCCATGGCCGAGGCGCTCGAGGACCGGGTGGTCGACGACCCGGATCGCTACCACCGCCAGATCCGGCGCGAGGTCGATCGGCTCAGCCACCTGGTCGACGATCTGTTCGAGCTGTCCCGAATCCGTTCCGGTGGGCTGGCGTTGAGCCTGCAGCAGGTGGATGCGCGGGATCTGGTGGCCGACGTGGTGTCCGGCTCGGCGGCGGTGGCCACGGCGGGCGGGGTGGCGTTGGATGCGGCCGTCGATCCGGCCTCACTGCGCATCGATGCCGGGGGTATGAACCGGGTGCTGGCCAACCTGGTGATCAACGCGATCCGGCACACGCCCTCGGACGGCGCGGTTCGGGTGGTGGGCCGCTTGTTCGCCGACGAGGTGGTGCTGTCGGTCAGCGACGGCTGCGGCGGGATCGCGCCAGAGGATCTGAGCCGGGTGTTCGAGCCCGGGTGGCGCGGCCCCGAACCGGCCCGGACGCCGCGGCCGGACGGCGGGGCCGGATTCGGTCTGGCCATCGCCCGCGGCATCGTGGAGGCGCATCAGGGTCGGATCAGTGTGCGCAACACCGCCCAGGGCTGCTGTTTCGACGTCCGATTGCCGGTGGCCGGGCCGAACTGACCGGGTCGAAACCGACCAGCCCTGTCACCCCCCGCTGCCGCGGGACTCACGTCGAGGCAGCGGCCAGCTGCGCGATGCCGTCCCGGAAGTCGACCCGGGGCCGCCAGCCGAGCTCGGATCGGATGCGCGCGGTGTCGGCGGTGACGTGCCGGACGTCCCCGAGCCGGAATTCGCCGGTGACCACCGGCGGCGGCCCCGACATCACCTCGGCCAGCGTGGCGGCCAGCTCACCGACGGTGCGTTGCACCCCGCTGGCGACGTTGTAGACCGCGAGCCGCGACGTTGCCTGTGCCGTGGACTGTTCCGTTGCTCGCGCAGTGGTCTCGTCCCCGGTCTGCGCCGTGAGGGCTGCCAGGTTGGCCGCGGCGACGTCGTCGACGTGCACGAAGTCCCGGCGCTGGCCGCCGTCCTCGAACACCCTCGGTGCCTCGCCGTGGGCCAGAGCCGAGCGGAAGATCGCGGCCACCCCGGCGTAGGGGGTGTCGCGGGGCATGCCCGGGCCGTAGACGTTGTGATAGCGCAACGCGGTCAGGGTGCCGCTGCACTCACGAGCCCAGATGCGGGCCAGGTGCTCCTGCGCCACCTTGCTGGCCGCGTAGGCGTTTCGCGGATCGGGCACGGCGTCCTCACCGACCAGGGTCGGCTCCAGGGGGCGGCGGCAGCGCGGGCACAGCGGATCGAAGCGACCGGCGGCCAGGTCGGCCACCTGCCGCGGCGGCGCCGCGATCGGGCCGTGTTCAGGGCACCGGTAGCCGCCCTCACCGTAGATCACCATCGAGGAGGCCAGCACCAGGTGGCCGACGCCTTGTCGGGCCATGGCCGCCAGCAGCACCGCGGTGCCGACGTCGTTGACCGAGGCATAGTCCGGCATGTCGTCCAGGTTCACCCCCAGGCCCACCTTGGCGGCCTGATGGCTGACGGCGTCCACGCCGGCCAGGGCGGACTCGACCAGGTCGGCGTCCCGGACGTCACCGTGAACCACCTCGACCTCGGGACCGCCGGGGGCGTCGCCGCCGGACTGGTCCAGCACCCGCACCTCGTGCCCGGCCGTCAGGGCGGCGCGCACGACGGCGGAGCCGATGAATCCGGACCCGCCGGTGACCAGCAACCTCACGGGCCTCACCCTAGCCACGGAGGGTTCTGGCCACCGGCGGCACCTCAGCCGCGGGCGCGCCGGATCAGCAGGTAGAGCTCGCAGCCCAGGCACAGGCCGAAGACGGCGTTCAGGAATGCGGCGATCAGGGCCAGACCCGCGCCGATCTCGACGGCCAGGCCCACCCCGGCGAGGGCCGCCAGCAGTGCCACACCGGTGACCACCAGGCCGACCAGCTGGGCGAACCGCGGCGGGGCCGGGTCCTCCAGGTCGGCCGGCGGCGACAGCCGGGGACGAATCACGCGCCGGAAGATCGCCGCGTACGGGGTGCGCTGCACCCCGGCGAACGCGCCGACGGCGAACAGCGCGACCTGGGCCGCCAGCACCCAGATGTTGCCGGTCAGCACGGTCACCGCCAGCACCACACTGGTCAGGGCGGCGGCGAACCGCGGTCCACGGGGGTCGATCCCCGCCACCGGCGGGGTGGCCACGGCAGTCATGGAGGTCCTCACTCGTCGATCAAGCCATCAAAATACATCAAATTGATAGGAGTTTCTCGGTGCTCGGCGGTCAGGTGGGCAGGCGGCAGACCAGCTCGCCGTGCGGGACGGCGAACCAGCCGTCGGCGGCGGCCGCCCACGCCGACCAGGCCGCACTGATCCGCTGCAGGTCGGAGGTCGTCGCCCATCCGGCAGCGAGGAGCTGCCCGGCCATGGCCGAGTGCAGGATGCGGTCGGCCCACATCCCGCCCCACCAGGCGCGGTCGTCGGGGGTGGCGAAGCACCAGATCGAGGCGCTCGGGGTGATCTCGGCGAAGACGTCGGCCCGACGCGCCCAGCTGAGCAGGCGGCGTCCGGCGTCCGGTTCGCCGCGATTGGCTCGGGCGGCTCGCTGATAGAGCGCCAGCCACGCGTCGAGTTCGGGCAGCTGCGGGTACCAGCTGAAACCGGCGTAGTCGCTGTCGCGGACGGCGACCAGGCCGCCGGGCCGGGTCAGCTGGGCCATCTGGCGCAGGGCCGCCACCGGGTCCGCCAGGTGCTGCAGCACTTGATGAGCGTGGACGACGTCGAATCCCGGCTGGTCGTCCGGCGTCGCTGCCACCCACTCGTCCAACGTGGCCCGAGCCGCCTCGACGGTGGTCGATCCGAACGCCGCGGCAGCCTCGCGCGTGGCCGTGACGGCGTCCTCGGCGGGATCGATGGCCACGACGCGTCCGGGAGCGACGAGCCCAGCCAGGTCGGCGGTGATCGTCCCGGGGCCGCACCCCACGTCCAGCACGGTGGTGCCTGGGCGTAACTGCGGCAGCAGATAGGCCGCCGAGTTCTCGGCCGTGCGCCAGCTGTGCGAGCGCAGAACCGATGCGTGGTGTCCGTGGGTGTAGACCGCGTCGTCGGTGGTCATGTCCGAAGCGTAGATGCCGTCCGTATCGTGGGACAGCGTGTATCGTAATTCGAGACAACGACTTCCTGCCCCGCCACCCCTTCTCAGCGGGAACCGGGCGGCCTACCGTGAACTGGGTCACAACGTCCGCGCTGTCGCGGAGGGAGGTCGGCATGACCGGTCAACCGACGCTGATCACCTCGGTCCAGCGTGCCCTGCACCTGCTGGACGCCGTCGGTTCCAGTGAGCGTCCGGTGACCGCCAAGGCGTTGGCCCGGGTCACCGGCGAGAAGCTGCCCACGACCTACCACCTGCTGCGCACCCTGGTGCACGAGGGCTACCTGTGCCGACTCGACGGGGGATACGTGCTCGGTGAGCGGGTGAGCGCGCTCTCGGCTCGCATGCATCCCGATTCCTTGCGCGATCGGGTGCGGCCGGCGCTCGCGGGGCTGCACCAGACCCTGCACGCGGCCGCCTACCTGGTGCTCTACCGCGACGGCGAACTCGATCTGGTGGACGTCGTCGACTCGCCCGCCGCGCCGCGGGTCGATCTGTGGGTCGACCTGACGGCTTCCGGACACGCCACCGCCTTGGGCAAGGCCGTGCTGTCCGCCCTGGACGACGAGGGCCGCCTGGACTATCTGGCCCGGCACGAACTCGCCGATCTGACCCCTTACACCCTCACCGACCGCCGCAGCCTGTTGCGCGGCCTGGCCCGCACCGACGGGGTCGACCAGTCCGGCGGTGTGGTGGTCGACCGCCAGGAGTACAGCCTCGGGATCGCCTGCGTCGCAACGCCGGTGCGCGTCGTCCGGCCTGATGGTGACGTTGCGGTGGGCGCGGTGGCCGTCTCGGTCGCCGCCCCCGCGCTGGACGGCGCCCGTCGACGTGCCGTCGACCTGGCTCGCGCCGCCCACCGCCTGGCGCTGGAGCTCGCCCACTAGGAACCGGCTCTATCACCATCTGAAAACTTGCCTCGTGACGTGGGCCACTCACCCGCGCAGGATCTGAGGTACGGGCACGACGCCGTGCCCGCCGCTGTGCGCGTGAGGAGAACGCCGATGACCCTGACATCCGCGGACCCGTCGATCACGGGGGGTTCAGGTCTGGACGACGCCAAACGGCTTGCCCTGTATCGCCAAATGGTGTTGATCCGCACCTTCGAAGAGGCCCTGCTGCGCGACTATCACGCCGACAAATCGCCGGTGTGGGACATCGGCGCCGGGCTGATCCCGGGGGAGATGCACCTCGCCGCGGGGCAGGAACCGGTGGCCGTGGGCATGTGTGATCACCTGACCGCGGACGACGCGGTGACGGCGACCCACCGCCCGCACCACCTGGCGATCGCCCACGGCATGAACCTGCGCAAGCTCGCCGCCGAGATCTTCGGCCGCGAGACCGGGCTCGGCAAGGGCCGCGGCGGGCACATGCACCTGTTCGACCCCGACACCCACTTCAGCTGCTCCGGCATCATCGCCGAGGGTTACCCACCGGCCCTGGGTCAGGCGTTCGCCTTCTCGCGCAGGGGAACCGACCGCATCGCCGTCGCCGTCACCGGCGAGGGCGCGGCCAACCAGGGTGCCTTCCACGAGTCCCTGAACCTGGCTGCCGTGTGGAAGCTGCCGGTGGTGTTCGTGGTCGAGGACAACGACTGGGGCATCTCGGTGCCGCGCAGTGTCTCGACGTCGGTGCCCTCGAACGCCGCACGCGCCGCGGCCTACGGCATGCCGGGCGAGCGGGTCGAGGACAACGCCGTCGAAGCGGTGTGGGCGGCGGCGGGCCGGGCTGTCGAACGCGCTCGCAACGGCGGTGGCCCGAGCCTGATCGAGGTGCACACGCTGCGCCTGTGGGGTCACTTCGAGGGCGATGCCCAGGGTTATCGCTCCGATCTCGAGGGGGTGCCGGGGCGCGACCCGATCCCGACCTACGAGGCAGGTCTGCGGGCCGCCGGGGTGCTGGACGACGCCGCGGTGGCCGCCGCCACGGCCGACGCCCTGACCGCGGTGGACGATGCCATCGCGTTCGCCAAGGACTCCCCACTGCCCGATCCCGCGCAGGCCACGGCCTACGTCTTCGCCGAGGAGGTGCGGTCGTGACCGCCGAGACCAGCACAGCGACCGCCACGCAGACCGGTACCCAGGCAGCCGCCGTCACGCGGCGCCTCACCACGGCCAAGGCCATGGCCGAGGGCATCGCCACCGAGATGGCGGCCAACCCCGAGGTGTTCTATCTCGGCGAGGACGTGGGCGCCTACGGCGGCATCTTCGGCTCCACCGGCGGGTTGCTCGACCAGTTCGGCCCGCAGCGTGTCATCGACACCCCGATCTCGGAGACCGCGTTCATCGGGCTGGCCGTCGGTGCCGCCACCGAGGGCATGCGCCCGATCGCCGAGCTGATGTTCGTCGACTTCATGGGCGTCTGCCTGGACCAGATCTACAACCACATGGCGAAGATCCACTACGAGTCCGGCGGTGCCGTGAAGGTACCCATGGTGCTCACCACCGGGGTCGGCGGCGGGTACTCGGACGCCGCGCAGCACAGCCAGTGCCTGTGGGGCCTGTTCGCGCACCTGCCCGGCATGAAGGTGGTCGTCCCGAGCACGCCGTACGACGCGAAGGGGTTGATGATCAGCGCGATTCGCGACGACAGCCCGGTGGTCTACATGTTCCACAAGGGCGTCATGGGCCTGCCGTGGATGGCCAAGAACCCCCGGGCGACGGACATCGTGCCCGAGCAGGCCTACGAGGTGCCGATCGGCAAGGCCCGGATCGCCCGCCCCGGAACGGATTGCACCGTGGTCACCATCTCGTTGTCGGTACACCATGCGCTGGACGTCGCAGATCGGCTCGCCGCCGAGGGCGTGGCCGACGTCGAGGTGATCGACCTGCGCAGCCTGGTGCCACTGGACCGGGAGGCGATCTGGGAGTCGGTCTCGCGCACCGGCCGACTGGTCGTGGTGGACGAGGACTACCTCTCGTTCGGCATGTCGGGTGAGGTGGTGGCCACCATCACCGATCGCGACCCGAGCGTGTTGCGCGCCCCGGTGCAGCGGGTCGCCGTCCCGGACGTGCCGATCCCGTACGCCCGAGGGCTGGAACAGGCGGTGCTCCCGAATGCCGGCCGGATCGAGGCAGCCATCCGTGCGGTCGTGGGGGCGTAGGCATGGACGTGGTCTTCCCGGTGATGTCGGAGAAGAACCCCTCGGCCGAAGGAGTGGTGGCGACCTGGTTCGTGCGGGACGGCGAGCAGGTGGCCGTCGGTCAGCTGATCGCCGAGGTGCAGGTGGACAAGGTGGCGATGGAGGTGCCCGCCGAGGTGGCGGGCACCGTTCACCTGCACGTCGGTGAGGAGGCCGTCGTGCCGCAGGGCACGGTGATCGCCTCGATCACCTGACGGCCGGACCGGTGGTGGACCGGGTTACCAGCCGAGCGTCCAGGCGCAGGTGCCGGGCGCGGCTGCGCCGTCCCTCGATGCGGTCGAACAATCGGTCGGCGCCCAATCGGCCCATGTCGGCCAGTGGTTGGGCCACCGACGTGAGCCCGATCGAGCGCAGCGAGCCCCAGCGGGTGCCGTCGTAGCCGACCACCGAGACGTCGCCGGGCACGGTGAGACCGGCGTCGGCGATGGCCGCCAGCGCCCCCATGGCGGCGAAGTCGTTGGCGACGAACATGGCGGTGGGCGGCCGGGCCGCCGCCAGCGCCTCGGTGGCCGCGCGATACCCGCCGCCGTCGTCCAGACTGCCCGTCACCACCGTGATGTGCCGGGCCAGACCGGCATCCGTCATCGCCTCCCGGTAACCCCGCTCACGTTCGGCGGCGACCGGGTTGTCGCCGCCGTTGACGTGCGTGATCCGCCGATGCCCCAGGCCGACCAGGTGCGCGATGGCCAGGTGCGCGCCGAGGCGATCGTCGGCGCAGACCGTGTCGATGCCACGACCGGTGACGTCGCCGCGGGTGAGGACCATGACCGGGACCTCGGTGGCGATGCCGCGCAGGGCAGCGGGCGACAGCCGGTGCGAGACCAGCAGCAGCCCCTCGATCTGGAACTCGAGCAGCTTGTCGATCTCGGTCTGCTCCAGCGCGGGGTCGGATCCGCCGG is from Kineosporiaceae bacterium and encodes:
- a CDS encoding NAD-dependent epimerase/dehydratase family protein, giving the protein MRLLVTGGSGFIGSAVVRAALTAGHEVRVLDQSGGDAPGGPEVEVVHGDVRDADLVESALAGVDAVSHQAAKVGLGVNLDDMPDYASVNDVGTAVLLAAMARQGVGHLVLASSMVIYGEGGYRCPEHGPIAAPPRQVADLAAGRFDPLCPRCRRPLEPTLVGEDAVPDPRNAYAASKVAQEHLARIWARECSGTLTALRYHNVYGPGMPRDTPYAGVAAIFRSALAHGEAPRVFEDGGQRRDFVHVDDVAAANLAALTAQTGDETTARATEQSTAQATSRLAVYNVASGVQRTVGELAATLAEVMSGPPPVVTGEFRLGDVRHVTADTARIRSELGWRPRVDFRDGIAQLAAAST
- a CDS encoding LacI family DNA-binding transcriptional regulator, which gives rise to MSSSRPTILDVAARAGVSKSLVSLALRGSPAVAETSRAAILAAAAELGYRPNAAARSLVARSSRTIGVLVLDLHNPVFAEILDGVLAGVRARGYSTMLVTGGSDPALEQTEIDKLLEFQIEGLLLVSHRLSPAALRGIATEVPVMVLTRGDVTGRGIDTVCADDRLGAHLAIAHLVGLGHRRITHVNGGDNPVAAERERGYREAMTDAGLARHITVVTGSLDDGGGYRAATEALAAARPPTAMFVANDFAAMGALAAIADAGLTVPGDVSVVGYDGTRWGSLRSIGLTSVAQPLADMGRLGADRLFDRIEGRRSRARHLRLDARLVTRSTTGPAVR
- a CDS encoding helix-turn-helix domain-containing protein codes for the protein MTGQPTLITSVQRALHLLDAVGSSERPVTAKALARVTGEKLPTTYHLLRTLVHEGYLCRLDGGYVLGERVSALSARMHPDSLRDRVRPALAGLHQTLHAAAYLVLYRDGELDLVDVVDSPAAPRVDLWVDLTASGHATALGKAVLSALDDEGRLDYLARHELADLTPYTLTDRRSLLRGLARTDGVDQSGGVVVDRQEYSLGIACVATPVRVVRPDGDVAVGAVAVSVAAPALDGARRRAVDLARAAHRLALELAH
- a CDS encoding DUF4395 domain-containing protein — encoded protein: MTAVATPPVAGIDPRGPRFAAALTSVVLAVTVLTGNIWVLAAQVALFAVGAFAGVQRTPYAAIFRRVIRPRLSPPADLEDPAPPRFAQLVGLVVTGVALLAALAGVGLAVEIGAGLALIAAFLNAVFGLCLGCELYLLIRRARG
- a CDS encoding biotin/lipoyl-binding protein; amino-acid sequence: MDVVFPVMSEKNPSAEGVVATWFVRDGEQVAVGQLIAEVQVDKVAMEVPAEVAGTVHLHVGEEAVVPQGTVIASIT
- a CDS encoding HAMP domain-containing histidine kinase, which produces MDRATLSIWLLGASLPSAVAVLGLLAVRWGPRSVPASLAAVSVVAVGSVVVGVVGAARAMFISTHDLAVVLPVTLIAAVVASAVSWFLARQVIGDVRRVRATARSLGAREGSALPEAVPDARPVLRELAEIDAELISAGRRLATSRAREQALEASRRELIAWVSHDLRTPLAGLRAMAEALEDRVVDDPDRYHRQIRREVDRLSHLVDDLFELSRIRSGGLALSLQQVDARDLVADVVSGSAAVATAGGVALDAAVDPASLRIDAGGMNRVLANLVINAIRHTPSDGAVRVVGRLFADEVVLSVSDGCGGIAPEDLSRVFEPGWRGPEPARTPRPDGGAGFGLAIARGIVEAHQGRISVRNTAQGCCFDVRLPVAGPN
- a CDS encoding alpha-ketoacid dehydrogenase subunit beta; amino-acid sequence: MAEGIATEMAANPEVFYLGEDVGAYGGIFGSTGGLLDQFGPQRVIDTPISETAFIGLAVGAATEGMRPIAELMFVDFMGVCLDQIYNHMAKIHYESGGAVKVPMVLTTGVGGGYSDAAQHSQCLWGLFAHLPGMKVVVPSTPYDAKGLMISAIRDDSPVVYMFHKGVMGLPWMAKNPRATDIVPEQAYEVPIGKARIARPGTDCTVVTISLSVHHALDVADRLAAEGVADVEVIDLRSLVPLDREAIWESVSRTGRLVVVDEDYLSFGMSGEVVATITDRDPSVLRAPVQRVAVPDVPIPYARGLEQAVLPNAGRIEAAIRAVVGA
- a CDS encoding DUF2064 domain-containing protein gives rise to the protein MVLAKVPRPGHSKTRLIPTFGPQGAAQLAAAALTDTLDAVRRATVTDRVLVLDGDVQELPDSLSTRGFRVIPQATGSHTDRLIAAFETAIGPAVLVGMDTPQLAPQAIQLHLDDPVEAWFGAAVDGGWWVLGLRHPRRDARRVLDGVPMSTPQTGRLTRDRLLAGGLRVRDLAVLRDVDEGVDAVAVARQAPHLRFSRLVEQLRAGR
- a CDS encoding response regulator transcription factor gives rise to the protein MTSRVLVVEDDATVAEVVRTYLERAGLTIDQAADGVTALAVAQRTRPDLVVLDLMLPGLSGLEVCSRLRGSRPDLPVIMLTALGEESDRLLGLETGADDYLVKPFSPRELVLRVHSVLRRSTRTATAGQYTDRRLFCGDLEVDLAARSLTRQGTQLALTNREFDLLVHLMSHPREVFTRERLMHEVWGWDYGDTSTVTVHVRRVREKVEPDPAAPSRLVTVWGVGYRWDGDPATTDPTGPA
- a CDS encoding thiamine pyrophosphate-dependent dehydrogenase E1 component subunit alpha codes for the protein MDDAKRLALYRQMVLIRTFEEALLRDYHADKSPVWDIGAGLIPGEMHLAAGQEPVAVGMCDHLTADDAVTATHRPHHLAIAHGMNLRKLAAEIFGRETGLGKGRGGHMHLFDPDTHFSCSGIIAEGYPPALGQAFAFSRRGTDRIAVAVTGEGAANQGAFHESLNLAAVWKLPVVFVVEDNDWGISVPRSVSTSVPSNAARAAAYGMPGERVEDNAVEAVWAAAGRAVERARNGGGPSLIEVHTLRLWGHFEGDAQGYRSDLEGVPGRDPIPTYEAGLRAAGVLDDAAVAAATADALTAVDDAIAFAKDSPLPDPAQATAYVFAEEVRS
- a CDS encoding glycosyltransferase, with protein sequence MSAPPAAVDIVLPCLNEVEALPIVLAGLPRGMRALVVDNGSDDGSAEVAAALGAMVITEPRRGFGAACAAGLAAATAPIVAFCDADASFDLQEMTKVVAPVATGTADLVLGRRRPITATAWPVHARAANLALATLLRRRTGSPVHDLGPMRAARRESLLALGIRDRRSGYPLEMVLRAAVAEWRIAEVDVRYAPRTGRSKVTGTLRGTLGAVRDMSRVLAEVHR
- a CDS encoding methyltransferase domain-containing protein; this encodes MTTDDAVYTHGHHASVLRSHSWRTAENSAAYLLPQLRPGTTVLDVGCGPGTITADLAGLVAPGRVVAIDPAEDAVTATREAAAAFGSTTVEAARATLDEWVAATPDDQPGFDVVHAHQVLQHLADPVAALRQMAQLTRPGGLVAVRDSDYAGFSWYPQLPELDAWLALYQRAARANRGEPDAGRRLLSWARRADVFAEITPSASIWCFATPDDRAWWGGMWADRILHSAMAGQLLAAGWATTSDLQRISAAWSAWAAAADGWFAVPHGELVCRLPT